A stretch of DNA from Desmospora activa DSM 45169:
TTTTATCGATGCATCATTTGCTCCAACCGTTCCAATCGACGCAAAATATCCTGAATGGTCGGATCCTGTTGTCCATTGGATAGTCCACGCTTTCCGTCTTTCTTGGTCCGTTTCAATTCTTCCTTCAACTGGTGGTTCTCTTCCAGCACCGCCTCATAATTTTTAATGATGAGATCCAAAAAATGGTTCACTTCATCTACATCATAGCCCCGGAGGGAAGTTTTAAAGTCTTTATCAAAGATATCGCGTGGTGTTAAACGTTGCATGAGAAACTCCTCCGTATCGATGATTTCTTTTTGTTCACTAAATTCTAATGGTGAACAAATAACAGGGGTATATGCTCACGCGTCTTACTTATTTTATCACATGTCTAAAATGATGGAGATGGACTCCCGATAAAAAAGCCCCCGATAGGGGGCGAGGCTGCTGACAAATTATATTGGAAAAGGGAAGCGATTTTCGGCGTAGCCCACCTTATCATTAGTCAGCCCTTTAGCGCGAAGCAGGGAAGGTGCGTTGAACCAGATCCATAAAGTTATCCATCAAACCGGCGA
This window harbors:
- a CDS encoding DivIVA domain-containing protein, whose product is MQRLTPRDIFDKDFKTSLRGYDVDEVNHFLDLIIKNYEAVLEENHQLKEELKRTKKDGKRGLSNGQQDPTIQDILRRLERLEQMMHR